Proteins found in one Planococcus citri chromosome 2, ihPlaCitr1.1, whole genome shotgun sequence genomic segment:
- the LOC135836022 gene encoding nidogen-like → MVLRILVISAIIPFIHGMIGGNPCYPDPCGQNTQCRVVSSRPVCSCLPGHFGNPLSYCRRGECQDNADCGPSQVCRDFNCVNACSGHCGVNAECNPRNHVAVCSCPPQYTGDPLVSCRRIDPEELCHPSPCGTNTRCEVKNSVPVCSCLPGYVGSPLTGCKHECESDYDCSPSQTCQNYQCTAACKAGLCASTAICEVHSHRAVCTCPQGTFGDPYVSCRAECLADRDCPSDRPTCLGDKCVNVCSGVCGINANCEARGATPICSCPRDMTGDPFVRCRPFEPYDLCEPNPCGANSKCQPGHDNTGKERPVCTCLPGYVGNPLTSCQRGECQSDSECRGDQNCLNYECKPTCVDQCGVDANCNAQNHVATCTCPPGYTGNAIARCYPNSERRGRYYYRYSKKK, encoded by the exons gttttgagaattttggtcatttctgccaTCATTCCTTTCATTCATG gaATGATTGGTGGAAATCCTTGCTACCCGGATCCATGTGGACAAAACACGCAATGCCGGGTTGTAAGTAGTCGTCCTGTATGTTCGTGTTTACCAGGACATTTTGGAAATCCTCTGTCGTATTGTCGACGAGGAGAATGCCAAG ataatgCTGACTGTGGTCCGTCCCAAGTCTGCAGAGATTTCAATTGCGTAAACGCTTGCAGTGGCCATTGTGGCGTAAATGCAGAATGTAACCCGCGTAACCACGTTGCTGTGTGTTCATGTCCACCACAATACACTGGAGATCCACTTGTTAGTTGCCGAAGAATAGATCCAG AGGAATTATGTCATCCAAGCCCATGTGGTACGAACACAAGATGCGAAGTAAAAAATTCAGTCCCTGTCTGCAGTTGTCTACCAGGCTACGTAGGCTCGCCATTAACTGGCTGTAAACACGAATGCGAATCTGACTACGATTGTTCGCCCTCGCAAACGTGCCAAAATTACCAATGTACTGCTGCCTGTAAAGCTGGTCTTTGCGCATCCACAGCTATTTGTGAAGTTCATAGCCACAGAGCCGTATGTACTTGCCCTCAG GGTACCTTTGGAGATCCCTATGTATCTTGTCGTGCTGAGTGTTTGGCTGATCGAGATTGCCCATCTGACCGACCGACTTGTTTGGGCGATAAATGCGTAAACGTATGCAGCGGAGTTTGCGGAATAAATGCCAATTGCGAAGCCAGGGGAGCCACTCCTATATGCAGTTGCCCAAGAGACATGACTGGAGATCCATTCGTACGATGCAGACCATTTGAACCTT ATGATTTATGTGAACCTAATCCATGCGGTGCCAACTCCAAGTGTCAGCCAGGACACGATAACACAGGTAAAGAGAGGCCTGTGTGTACCTGTCTTCCAGGTTACGTTGGAAACCCATTAACTTCTTGCCAAAGAGGAGAATGTCAGTCAGATAGCGAGTGCAGAGGTGATCAGAATTGTCTAAATTACGAATGTAAGCCCACATGTGTTGATCAATGCGGCGTAGACGCAAATTGCAATGCTCAAAATCACGTAGCTACGTGCACTTGCCCACCGGGTTATACTGGAAATGCTATTGCTAGATGTTATCCGAATTCCGAACGAAGAGGTCGTTATTATTACAGATACTCTAAAAAGAAGTAG
- the LOC135836023 gene encoding fructose-bisphosphate aldolase-like isoform X1 has protein sequence MNNFILNLTALKLLILFKSLATIQALPKMTTYFNYPPPAVQKELKCIAELIVASGKGILAADESVSTMGKRLQEIGVENTEELRRQYRQLLFSTDPEMNQSISGVILFHETLYQRDDDGKLFSDLLKERCIIPGIKVDCGVVNLFGSEEEVTTQGLDNLGSRCAQYKKDGCEFAKWRCVLKIGKNTPSYQAILENANVLARYASICQSQRIVPIVEPEIIPDGDHDIDRCQKVTETVLAAVYKALNDHHVYLEGTLLKPNMVTPGQSCPKRATPEEIAKATVTALQRTVPPAVPGICFLSGGQTEEEATINLNAINAYEGKKPWKLTFSYGRALQASVLRAWNGKKENVEAAQQELMKRAKANGQAATGQYVAGSVAGTAAGQNLFVKDHVY, from the exons atgaataacttcattttaaatttgactGCCTTGAAACTGCTAATATTATTCAAGTCTTTAGCTACAATTCAAG CATTACCAAAAATGACGACCTACTTCAACTATCCACCTCCAGCCGTTCAAAAGGAATTGAAATGTATCGCCGAATTAATCGTCGCCTCTGGAAAAGGTATTTTAGCAGCTGATGAATCGGTTTCTACCATGGGAAAACGTCTCCAGGAAATTGGCGTTGAAAACACCGAAGAACTTAGGAGGCAGTACAGGCAG CTGTTGTTCTCAACGGATCCCGAAATGAATCAAAGTATTTCCGGTGTAATTTTGTTTCACGAAACGTTGTACCAAAGAGACGATGACGGAAAATTGTTCTCCGACTTGTTGAAAGAACGTTGTATCATTCCTGGAATTAAAGTCGATTGCGGTGTTGTCAATTTATTCGGATCTGAAGAAGAAGTTACCACTCAAG GATTGGATAATTTGGGAAGTCGTTGTGCTCAATACAAAAAGGATGGTTGTGAATTTGCTAAATGGCGATGCGTGTTGAAAATCGGAAAGAATACTCCATCATATcaagcaattttggaaaacgCCAATGTATTGGCTCGTTATGCTTCCATCTGCCAATCTCAGCGTATTGTTCCGATCGTAGAACCCGAA ATTATTCCTGACGGTGATCATGATATCGACAGATGCCAAAAAGTCACCGAAACCGTTCTCGCTGCTGTGTATAAAGCTTTAAACGATCATCATGTTTATTTGGAAGGCACCTTATTGAAACCGAACATGGTTACTCCTGGTCAGTCGTGCCCTAAACGTGCTACTCCCGAAGAAATCGCCAAAGCTACTGTTACTGCTTTACAAAGAACCGTACCTCCCGCAGTTCCAG GCATTTGCTTCTTATCCGGTGGTCAGACAGAGGAAGAAGCTACTATCAATTTGAACGCCATTAATGCTTACGAAGGCAAAAAACCATGGAAATTGACTTTCAGTTATGGCCGTGCTTTACAA gCGTCAGTTCTCCGTGCATGGAACGGAAAGAAAGAAAACGTTGAAGCTGCTCAACAAGAATTAATGAAACGTGCCAAG GCTAACGGTCAAGCAGCAACTGGACAATACGTTGCTGGATCTGTCGCCGGTACCGCTGCCGGACAAAACTTATTCGTTAAAGATCACGTTTACTAA
- the LOC135836020 gene encoding fructose-bisphosphate aldolase-like isoform X2, with the protein MTTYFSYPSIEVQKELKCIAETLVTCGKGILAADESVCTMGKRLQEIGVQNDDDIRRQWRQTLFSTDRQYANYISGVILFHETLCQKDENGRPLTEYLKERCIIPGVKVDTGLVTLYNSEDEVTTQGLDNLGARLAQYKAEGVEFARWRSVFKVGKNTPSYHAIITNSTMIARFASICQSQRICPIIEPEVIPDGDHDIERCQKVTETVLSFVYKALNDHHVYIEGTLLKPNMVTSGLANMNREDSGAIAAATLTALRRVVPPAVPGIVFSSGGQTEEEATVNLNAINQCDGVKPWRLTFAYGRALQASALRVWAGKRENVKPAQDEFLKRAKANGEASQGIYQGQSGSCASGYSASTTRGGSQVPQVKASQFTAQQHKYGDRKAFPSRGGGGPSMFSGETDCCGGGRAPRRSSGNMNIPKQPLYSPRGFNSPKSPRFGNNMSQGQRFNASRTSGRFMHPMNEPDPVQYPENTGPDGSRYGSSNKDCSRYLANSSNADQDMSMVPKTMDQASETTAGQSTN; encoded by the exons ATGACAACATACTTCAGTTACCCTTCTATAGAAGttcaaaaagaattaaaatgcaTTGCTGAAACTTTAGTTACTTGCGGAAAAGGTATTTTGGCCGCCGATGAATCCGTATGCACCATGGGAAAGCGTCTCCAGGAAATTGGAGTACAAAATGATGACGACATAAGGCGTCAGTGGCGTCAG ACTTTATTCTCCACCGATCGACAATACGCAAATTATATTTCCGGGGTTATTTTATTTCACGAAACCCTTTGCCAAAAAGACGAAAACGGAAGACCGCTCACAGAATATTTGAAAGAACGATGTATCATTCCAGGAGTAAAAGTTGATACAGGATTAGTTACCTTATACAACTCAGAAGATGAAGTTACCACTCAAG GCCTGGATAACTTGGGAGCTCGTCTGGCACAGTATAAAGCTGAAGGGGTGGAATTCGCTCGGTGGAGAAGTGTATTCAAGGTTGGCAAAAACACCCCTTCTTATCACGCCATTATAACTAATTCGACGATGATAGCTCGATTCGCCTCTATTTGTCAGTCTCAGCGAATATGTCCAATTATCGAACCTGAG GTTATACCCGATGGAGACCATGACATTGAACGATGTCAGAAAGTTACTGAAACTGTTCTATCATTCGTGTATAAAGCTCTAAATGATCACCATGTGTACATAGAAGGAACACTTTTGAAACCGAATATGGTAACTTCGGGATTAGCCAACATGAATCGTGAAGACTCAGGTGCTATAGCTGCTGCCACTCTTACAGCATTAAGGCGTGTTGTTCCTCCCGCAGTTCCAG GTATAGTATTTTCATCCGGTGGTCAAACAGAAGAAGAAGCTACCGTCAACTTGAATGCTATTAATCAGTGCGATGGTGTCAAACCATGGAGATTAACTTTTGCTTACGGCCGAGCGTTACAA gCTTCTGCTTTACGTGTTTGGGCTGGTAAACGCGAGAATGTAAAACCCGCACAAGACGAATTTCTCAAAAGAGCTAAA gCGAACGGAGAAGCCTCCCAAGGTATATATCAAGGTCAGTCGGGTTCCTGTGCTTCCGGTTACAGTGCAAGTACTACTCGTGGTGGCTCCCAAGTTCCGCAAGTTAAAGCTTCGCAATTCACCGCACAACAACACAAATACGGAGACAGAAAAGCTTTTCCTTCCAGAGGTGGCGGTGGCCCTTCGATGTTTTCGGGTGAGACCGACTGTTGCGGTGGTGGCAGGGCTCCGCGTCGTTCAAGTGGAAATATGAATATACCTAAACAACCATTGTACAGCCCTCGAGGCTTTAATAGTCCTAAAAGTCCAAGATTCGGTAATAACATGAGCCAAGGTCAACGGTTCAATGCATCGAGAACCAGTGGACGTTTTATGCATCCCATGAATGAACCAGACCCTGTACAATACCCCGAGAACACCGGGCCAGACGGTTCACGTTACGGTTCATCTAATAAAGATTGTTCGAGATATCTCGCGAATAGTTCCAACGCAGATCAGGATATGAGTATGGTACCAAAAACAATGGATCAAGCTTCCGAAACAACAGCTGGGCAGTCGACGAATTGA
- the LOC135836023 gene encoding fructose-bisphosphate aldolase-like isoform X2 gives MTTYFNYPPPAVQKELKCIAELIVASGKGILAADESVSTMGKRLQEIGVENTEELRRQYRQLLFSTDPEMNQSISGVILFHETLYQRDDDGKLFSDLLKERCIIPGIKVDCGVVNLFGSEEEVTTQGLDNLGSRCAQYKKDGCEFAKWRCVLKIGKNTPSYQAILENANVLARYASICQSQRIVPIVEPEIIPDGDHDIDRCQKVTETVLAAVYKALNDHHVYLEGTLLKPNMVTPGQSCPKRATPEEIAKATVTALQRTVPPAVPGICFLSGGQTEEEATINLNAINAYEGKKPWKLTFSYGRALQASVLRAWNGKKENVEAAQQELMKRAKANGQAATGQYVAGSVAGTAAGQNLFVKDHVY, from the exons ATGACGACCTACTTCAACTATCCACCTCCAGCCGTTCAAAAGGAATTGAAATGTATCGCCGAATTAATCGTCGCCTCTGGAAAAGGTATTTTAGCAGCTGATGAATCGGTTTCTACCATGGGAAAACGTCTCCAGGAAATTGGCGTTGAAAACACCGAAGAACTTAGGAGGCAGTACAGGCAG CTGTTGTTCTCAACGGATCCCGAAATGAATCAAAGTATTTCCGGTGTAATTTTGTTTCACGAAACGTTGTACCAAAGAGACGATGACGGAAAATTGTTCTCCGACTTGTTGAAAGAACGTTGTATCATTCCTGGAATTAAAGTCGATTGCGGTGTTGTCAATTTATTCGGATCTGAAGAAGAAGTTACCACTCAAG GATTGGATAATTTGGGAAGTCGTTGTGCTCAATACAAAAAGGATGGTTGTGAATTTGCTAAATGGCGATGCGTGTTGAAAATCGGAAAGAATACTCCATCATATcaagcaattttggaaaacgCCAATGTATTGGCTCGTTATGCTTCCATCTGCCAATCTCAGCGTATTGTTCCGATCGTAGAACCCGAA ATTATTCCTGACGGTGATCATGATATCGACAGATGCCAAAAAGTCACCGAAACCGTTCTCGCTGCTGTGTATAAAGCTTTAAACGATCATCATGTTTATTTGGAAGGCACCTTATTGAAACCGAACATGGTTACTCCTGGTCAGTCGTGCCCTAAACGTGCTACTCCCGAAGAAATCGCCAAAGCTACTGTTACTGCTTTACAAAGAACCGTACCTCCCGCAGTTCCAG GCATTTGCTTCTTATCCGGTGGTCAGACAGAGGAAGAAGCTACTATCAATTTGAACGCCATTAATGCTTACGAAGGCAAAAAACCATGGAAATTGACTTTCAGTTATGGCCGTGCTTTACAA gCGTCAGTTCTCCGTGCATGGAACGGAAAGAAAGAAAACGTTGAAGCTGCTCAACAAGAATTAATGAAACGTGCCAAG GCTAACGGTCAAGCAGCAACTGGACAATACGTTGCTGGATCTGTCGCCGGTACCGCTGCCGGACAAAACTTATTCGTTAAAGATCACGTTTACTAA
- the LOC135836026 gene encoding ADP-ribosylation factor-like protein 6-interacting protein 4: MTSDESETNERSSDSSHELKKKKKLKHKEKKHKKKKNKHSSDLERKKRKKKKRKNSKERKEGIKKTKLDESVKDEDIPGPSVPEDLLIESSKAKAPMTKEEWEKSQSVVRRVYDETGRSRLIKGDGEILEEIVSRERHREINRQATLGDGLFFQNKLMKK; this comes from the exons ATGACTTCTGACGAATCAGAAACGAATGAAAGAAGTAGTGATTCCAGTCacgagttgaaaaagaaaaagaaacttaaacataaagaaaagaaacacaagaagaaaaaaaacaaacattctTCCGACTTGGAGcgtaaaaaaaggaaaaagaagaaaaggaaaaattctaaagaaagaaaagaaggaattaaaaaaacaaaattggacGAGAGCGTCAAAGATGAAGATATTCCAGGACCATCTGTACCCGAAGATCTCCTTATAGAAAGTTCTAAAGCGAAAGCCCCTATGACCAAAGAAGAATGGGAAAAAAGCCAAAGTGTCGTTCGAAGAGTATATGATGAAACTGGTCGAAGCAG attaatCAAAGGCGACGGCGAAATTTTGGAGGAAATAGTCAGTCGCGAAAGACATCGTGAAATAAATCGGCAAGCTACCCTTGGAGATGGTTTATTCTTTCAGAACaaactaatgaaaaaataa
- the LOC135836020 gene encoding fructose-bisphosphate aldolase-like isoform X1, with protein sequence MTTYFSYPSIEVQKELKCIAETLVTCGKGILAADESVCTMGKRLQEIGVQNDDDIRRQWRQTLFSTDRQYANYISGVILFHETLCQKDENGRPLTEYLKERCIIPGVKVDTGLVTLYNSEDEVTTQGLDNLGARLAQYKAEGVEFARWRSVFKVGKNTPSYHAIITNSTMIARFASICQSQRICPIIEPEVIPDGDHDIERCQKVTETVLSFVYKALNDHHVYIEGTLLKPNMVTSGLANMNREDSGAIAAATLTALRRVVPPAVPDFRTGIVFSSGGQTEEEATVNLNAINQCDGVKPWRLTFAYGRALQASALRVWAGKRENVKPAQDEFLKRAKANGEASQGIYQGQSGSCASGYSASTTRGGSQVPQVKASQFTAQQHKYGDRKAFPSRGGGGPSMFSGETDCCGGGRAPRRSSGNMNIPKQPLYSPRGFNSPKSPRFGNNMSQGQRFNASRTSGRFMHPMNEPDPVQYPENTGPDGSRYGSSNKDCSRYLANSSNADQDMSMVPKTMDQASETTAGQSTN encoded by the exons ATGACAACATACTTCAGTTACCCTTCTATAGAAGttcaaaaagaattaaaatgcaTTGCTGAAACTTTAGTTACTTGCGGAAAAGGTATTTTGGCCGCCGATGAATCCGTATGCACCATGGGAAAGCGTCTCCAGGAAATTGGAGTACAAAATGATGACGACATAAGGCGTCAGTGGCGTCAG ACTTTATTCTCCACCGATCGACAATACGCAAATTATATTTCCGGGGTTATTTTATTTCACGAAACCCTTTGCCAAAAAGACGAAAACGGAAGACCGCTCACAGAATATTTGAAAGAACGATGTATCATTCCAGGAGTAAAAGTTGATACAGGATTAGTTACCTTATACAACTCAGAAGATGAAGTTACCACTCAAG GCCTGGATAACTTGGGAGCTCGTCTGGCACAGTATAAAGCTGAAGGGGTGGAATTCGCTCGGTGGAGAAGTGTATTCAAGGTTGGCAAAAACACCCCTTCTTATCACGCCATTATAACTAATTCGACGATGATAGCTCGATTCGCCTCTATTTGTCAGTCTCAGCGAATATGTCCAATTATCGAACCTGAG GTTATACCCGATGGAGACCATGACATTGAACGATGTCAGAAAGTTACTGAAACTGTTCTATCATTCGTGTATAAAGCTCTAAATGATCACCATGTGTACATAGAAGGAACACTTTTGAAACCGAATATGGTAACTTCGGGATTAGCCAACATGAATCGTGAAGACTCAGGTGCTATAGCTGCTGCCACTCTTACAGCATTAAGGCGTGTTGTTCCTCCCGCAGTTCCAG ATTTTCGTACAGGTATAGTATTTTCATCCGGTGGTCAAACAGAAGAAGAAGCTACCGTCAACTTGAATGCTATTAATCAGTGCGATGGTGTCAAACCATGGAGATTAACTTTTGCTTACGGCCGAGCGTTACAA gCTTCTGCTTTACGTGTTTGGGCTGGTAAACGCGAGAATGTAAAACCCGCACAAGACGAATTTCTCAAAAGAGCTAAA gCGAACGGAGAAGCCTCCCAAGGTATATATCAAGGTCAGTCGGGTTCCTGTGCTTCCGGTTACAGTGCAAGTACTACTCGTGGTGGCTCCCAAGTTCCGCAAGTTAAAGCTTCGCAATTCACCGCACAACAACACAAATACGGAGACAGAAAAGCTTTTCCTTCCAGAGGTGGCGGTGGCCCTTCGATGTTTTCGGGTGAGACCGACTGTTGCGGTGGTGGCAGGGCTCCGCGTCGTTCAAGTGGAAATATGAATATACCTAAACAACCATTGTACAGCCCTCGAGGCTTTAATAGTCCTAAAAGTCCAAGATTCGGTAATAACATGAGCCAAGGTCAACGGTTCAATGCATCGAGAACCAGTGGACGTTTTATGCATCCCATGAATGAACCAGACCCTGTACAATACCCCGAGAACACCGGGCCAGACGGTTCACGTTACGGTTCATCTAATAAAGATTGTTCGAGATATCTCGCGAATAGTTCCAACGCAGATCAGGATATGAGTATGGTACCAAAAACAATGGATCAAGCTTCCGAAACAACAGCTGGGCAGTCGACGAATTGA